AAATGTGTTGAATGGTTAAATGTTTATGGAATTACAGGCAATAGTATTGATGAAATTAATATTAAAATAAACAATATGGAAGAAACATTAGGTTTACCTACTATGAAGTATACGCCAAATCAAAATCCAATTCAACCAAAAGAATTAGATGAAAAAATTATTGGAGTATTAAAAGAGAATCCTCGATATACTAGTGCTGAGATATCTAAAATTTTAGGTATAGAAAGCAAAATAATATCCAAGAGATTAGATATAATGAAAAAGAGAGGATATTTTACAGTTTTGCCTGTGGTCGATATACCAAAGAGTAATTCAGTATTATTCTCCATTTTTTCCAATAAAGTAAATTCAATAAAAAACATATTAGATAGCTGTAGAATTATGGAAATAATAGATGGAAATACCGGTATACAGGTCTGTTTCGGTAAAAGTATTGATGTAGTAAGAAAATATATAAATTCAGTAAGAAATTTAGATTCTGAAGCGGATGTTATGATTATTTATGATTATTATATTAATATTTAAAAAAGTGTCTAGTAGC
This genomic window from Acidianus manzaensis contains:
- a CDS encoding winged helix-turn-helix transcriptional regulator yields the protein MDDIDKEILFYLFKDGRISFRSIAELLNLTPPSVIYRLKKLEEEEILKGYAIFVNPNFYGKYYSFVAFKNIRDFEENYIFLKFKCVEWLNVYGITGNSIDEINIKINNMEETLGLPTMKYTPNQNPIQPKELDEKIIGVLKENPRYTSAEISKILGIESKIISKRLDIMKKRGYFTVLPVVDIPKSNSVLFSIFSNKVNSIKNILDSCRIMEIIDGNTGIQVCFGKSIDVVRKYINSVRNLDSEADVMIIYDYYINI